The following is a genomic window from uncultured Propionivibrio sp..
AAGGCTTGGCGAGAGAGCTGTCGCGGCAGGATATGAATGCTTCCTTACCGTGAGTCATTCGGAAATTGGTGATCGTTCGGTGGCTCGCGGCGACAAACCCGTGCCTGTAAAAGAAGGAATGGTGTGCAATGTCAGAAAAACCGGCCGTTCTTGAGGCAGCGCTTGCTCCATTTGTTTCCGCAGGCCATCGTGTGAGCGTGGTAGGCTCGCATCTCCTCCTGCACGATGTGCCCGTGGTTAACGAGTATCGCCAAATTCAGTTGGGAACCCTAGTCTCCACGTTTTTGCATACCGAAAGCGTAGTTGTTGCTCCTGCGACCCATCAGGTGTGGTTCGATGGCCCGTACCCGTGCTTTTCAGACGGTCGGCCTATCGAAGACATCAGGTGTTCCGAGGTTGTGGGCGGAGAATTAGCGCCCAATGTCCCGGCACGTTATTTTTTCTCCAATAAAGAAGTTGGTTGGACCGCCTATGCTAATCACTTTGACCAGCTGATGGAGTTGGCGCCCAAGGAACTGATTCCTGGAGTTCTTTACGTTAGCCTTAAATACAAGCTGGCTCTTCATCTGTGCTGCTGCGGGTGCGGCGAAAAAGTTGTGACACCTTTGTCGCCTGCTGAGTGGCATTTGAGGCTTGCCGATGGAAAGGCAAGGATTCAGAGACTATGGCGTCGGGGACCGTCATCCCTCCGAACTTGGCGCGCCACGTGTAGAACGATGCGTCACTGAATCCATGCTGACGACACAATTCCTTCACCGGCACGCCAGCTTCCGCCTGCTTTAAAAATCCGATGATCTGCTCTTCTGAAAACCGCTTCTTCAAGTCCATTCTCCTTCTCGAAAACGGACTTTACTAAATTACCCTTGGCACTGTTTAGCGGGGGCACCTCACGGGATTTGAGTTGTCAATGGCATGCTTATGCTAAGGGGGAATAGCGGGAGTACGAGCTTGGGGGGGCGCCTGTTTCGGCTGGTTTCTACGCTTCGGCAGGAGCACCGGTCGCGCTTCCATTCCGGTGTCGCCGACTCTAGTTCAGCGCCTCATGGAACAGAACTAATTAAATGTGAATTGCTTATTTGTCAATGCTATATAGATGCGCTGTTCAATATGCACATTAAATTGATCCTGCTGGAAGCCGACGCGTCGTGCGCTAATCTGGTGGTGTGACGCGCATTCATTTGATTCGACCCGTGCCAGTTCATTCGGAGATCTCGTCATGCAGGCATCCATGCTTTGTACTTCGTGATTTGCTTTTGGGCATGATTCTCGAGACGGCTTTGGCAAGCGACGGATTGGCCGATTTACGGTACGAATCAGTGGTGGTCTTGATGAAAATTCTCAGGTTTTTGCCAAGCGGCGACGAAACAATATATTCTTGAAGTTATTGCAAATCATGTCGTTACGAATGCGCCGGGCTTTAATAAATACAGCCATAGTTATTCGTTAATTCTTGAATGCGTAGCAACGCATTGAAATGGCAGAGGTTCAAGTTAATATTGAGCGAAAACAACAGCACTTAAGTCTGTTCAATGACAAACTGATAAGAGGCCGCGGAGGTTCCCCGGCCTCTTTGCTTTTTCCGGTGGATTGGCAAAGCGGTCGAGTAGAAATACTTGCCCTGCCCGCCGCTTTGCTCTGGAAACACAGGATAGCGTCAGCAGCCTCCCCTCGTCGGCATGATCGATCGCATGCGGCTGACAGCAATGCCGACCGCCGCCAGAGTCCACACGATGAGCGGCCCGGACGGCAAGTCCGCCTGCGCCGATGCGATCAGTCCAATTGCATAGGCAGTCGCGCCCGCAAAATATGCTGTACGGACTCTGGTGCGATCCGGACAGCTGCGACTCGCCAGTGCCGGGATGATGAGGCTGGCAAAGACCAGATAGACGCCGACCAACTGCACCGACGCCGTTACGGCAAAAGCGAACAGCCCATAGAACCCCAGACGCCCGAGCCGTTGTCCGCGCCAACGGCGTACGATCAGGATTGCCGCGCTCAGTATTCCGACCGGGAGGAGCTGCCGATAGCTCACCCAGAGAATCTGCCCCGAGAGCAGTTCCTGGAGATGCTCTCCGCCATGCGGATTATTCGCGACCAGGAGCATCCCGGCACACGCCGCCAGGACGAACAGGACCCCGATCAACGCTTCCTGAATGTCGGGCCAGCGCCTTTCCGTCCACGTCAGCAACGCTGCGCCGATGAGCGCGGCGGTAACTGCTGCGCCCTGGGCGATCCAGCCTTCCGGTTCAAAGCCCGCGCTGTCCGCCGCGATCACGCCCAGGGTTGCGATCTGAGCGATAGCCAGGTCGATGAAAACAATGCCGCGTGACAATACCTGCATGCCCAGTGGCACATGCGTCGACAATACGAGCAAACCGGCGAGGAAGGCCGGTATCAGAATGGTGAGATCCATGACATCCGGATTCATTTCTACCTCCTTGTCTATTTCGTGGCCGCCAGCAGGCGCTGGATCGTGTCGTCAAAAAGCCCAAAGAGATCCTTGGCCTGGTCCGATCCGCCGACGGTGAACGGCAGGAGGATCGCCGGAATCCCGGCGCGCTCGGCCAGCCATTCCGAACCGCGACTGTCGTTGTAGGTCGAGCGAATCACGGCGCGCGCCGGCTGTCGTTGCAACTGCGCAAACACGTCGGAAAGATGGCCGCTCGTCGGTTCGACACCCGGCTTGGGTTCCAGCGCGGCGACTTCCTTCAAACCGAGCCAGTTCTCCAGATAGACGAATGCCTTGTGGTGAACAACGATGGCCATGCCTTGCAACGGCGCGGCCTGCTTCTCCCACCCGGCA
Proteins encoded in this region:
- a CDS encoding transposase gives rise to the protein MKKRFSEEQIIGFLKQAEAGVPVKELCRQHGFSDASFYTWRAKFGGMTVPDAIVSESLPFHRQASNATQQATKVSQLFRRTRSSTDEEPACI
- a CDS encoding metal ABC transporter permease, which produces MNPDVMDLTILIPAFLAGLLVLSTHVPLGMQVLSRGIVFIDLAIAQIATLGVIAADSAGFEPEGWIAQGAAVTAALIGAALLTWTERRWPDIQEALIGVLFVLAACAGMLLVANNPHGGEHLQELLSGQILWVSYRQLLPVGILSAAILIVRRWRGQRLGRLGFYGLFAFAVTASVQLVGVYLVFASLIIPALASRSCPDRTRVRTAYFAGATAYAIGLIASAQADLPSGPLIVWTLAAVGIAVSRMRSIMPTRGGC